The Thiomicrorhabdus aquaedulcis sequence CAACGGCTTTAACCCCAACAACCAACAAACCTTAAACCGCTTTGTACCGCAAAGTGCGGTAAAAGGTGGCTTAATTTTTGAGCGTGAACTCAATATCAGCGATCACACGTTTATACAAACGCTTGAACCCGAAGTGCAATATTTATATGTGCCTTACGTTAATCAAAGCCAACTCACTTTGTTTGACACAGCACGGCGCAGTTTAGACTTTTCAAACCTGTTTGCACTCAATCGTTTTACCGGTGTTGATCGCATTGGCGACACCAACCAACTGTCCATGGCCTTAACGACCCAATTTTTGCAAGAAACGGGCAAACCGCTGGCCGAAGCCGGAATAGGTCAAATTGTTTATTTTGACGATCGCAAAGTCACCCTTACCAACACCGCACCGCAAACCGAAGCGGTATCGGATATTTTTGTAAAATTAGGCCTTACACTCGACCAATTTAATTTTGCCTCCACCACGCAATTCGATCAAGCCACCCATGAGCTTACCAATGCCACCAATCGCCTTAAATGGCAACCCAGTGAACGTAATCTATTTTTAGTAAGCCACACACTCACTAACAGTGAACTGCCGACAGAACAATCGGTTTTGGCATTAGGCGCGTATTCGCAACTTACCCAACAATGGGAAACCGGTTTATACGCCGATTACGACATTGATACACAGCGGATTAATGAAACCAACTTAGGTTTAAGGTACGATAGCTGCTGTTGGGCCACCGAGTTGGTCGCACAACGTGCCGAACTTGAAAACGGTTTATACAACTACACCGTAATGGTGTTGTTTGAACTCAAAGGCCTAAGCACCTCGGGCACGCCTTTTAGAGACGATTTAACCAAACGACTTAATTTTTAACCGATTTATTTGCAACTTTTAATGGCGAACACATGAACACAACCCTAAAACGTCTAGCACGCTCTTTGTTTATTCCCACTTTAGCCTTAGCCTTAAGTGCCCCGGTTCACGCCGACGTGTTATTGGATAAAATTGTCGCGGTGGTCAATGACCGAGTCATACTCAGCAGCGAACTCAACGAGCGCATGGCCGAAAAAGCCCAGGAGCTGCAAGGGCAAAACATCACCGTAGACGACCGCATGGCGTTGCAAGAAAAAGTATTAGAGTCACTTATTTTTGAAACCCTGCAACTCGAACGAGCCAAACAAGTGGGTTTAAACACAACGGACGAAGAAGTCAACACGCAAATGCAACAAATTGCCGAACAAAATAAATTAACGCTCATGGAGCTTAGAAACCGCCTAAACGCGCAAATGCCCGATGGGTTTGCCCAAGTACGTCAAAAAGTTCAACATAAAATACTGATTCAAAAACTGCGTGAAGCCGAAGTCATTAGCCAAACGCAAGTGACCGAAAGCGAAATTCAAAATTATCTGCAACGTCAAAGCCTAGCGCTAAGCGACTTAGAACTGCAGTTAAGTCACATTTTAATTGCCCTGCCCGAATCAGCTACACCGCAACAACGCAGTGAAGCCTTAACCACCATCGAAGCATTACGCAACCGTATTGTGGCCGGTGAAGACTTTAGTCAAATTGCAGTGCGCCATTCTAATGGCAGCAAAGCCTTAGAGGGGGGGAATTTAGGATGGTTAAAACAAGAACAAATCCCCACCTTTTTTGCCGACGCCATTCAAAACTTAAACGTAGGGCAAATCAGCCAAGTTATTCAAAGCCCCAGTGGGTTTCACTTAATTAAACTGGCGGATAAACGCGATTTAAACGCCCAATTGGTTAAAGAGTACCGCCTGCACCGCTTTATTATTTTAAGCGACAACGCGTCCATGGACAAAGTGCCCGCTCAATTACTCGAACTGTCCAAATCGCTTAACAGCGTTAAAGCCTTTAATGAGCTTAATACCTTATTTGCCGACATTCCTAAAGAGGTTAACGCCGGCAGCGATTTGGGTTGGCGAACGCTTGAGCAAATCCCCAGCGGCATTCGCGACATGGTGAGCAGTCTAGCGCCCAATACAGCTTTGCCACCCCTAGCCACCGAAGAAGGTTGGATGATTTTATTTTTAGAAGACGCGCGTGAAATCAATCAGCAAGACGTTGATAAAACTCAACAGGCCATTCAAGCCATTCGTATTCGTAAAGCCAACGAAACCTTTGACTTATGGTTGCGCCGCTTAAAAGACGAAGCGTACATTAAAACGTTTTTAAACTGATTTACAGCCTTAAAACATCCAAAAAGCATTTAACCAGGCCTGGTCAAATGCTTTTTTGCTTTTATTTTTTGCTTTCATTGAAACGCTAATCACTCTAATTTAACGCTTTGAGACCTTTGCACGAGTCAGGTGCGAAAGAAAAATGAGGAAAAATTTGCCTGATTGAGGCGAAAAACGCAGTGAATAGCTGGCTATTCGCAAGGTTTTCAACAAAGATCAGGTAAATTTTAACCTTTTTTATTCGTGCATTTACTCGTGCAAAGGTCTCTTTATAGAATAAAAATAATAGGACCCAACATGATCCAAAAACTGGTGATTACCTCGGGCGAACCTGCGGGCATTGGACCCGACTTGGTGTTAACGCTGGCGCAACACGATTGGCCCATTCAACTGGTGGTACTGGCCGATCCGGAGTGTTTACGCGCTCGCGCCCAACAGCTTAATTTGCCCATTGAATTAATCCCTTACAACGCCCAGCAAGCGGCTGCTCCAAGTCGAGCGGGTCAGTTGTGCATAGAACCCATCACCACCGCGCAACCGGTGGTGGCCGGTAAGCTCAATGAAGCCAATGCAGACTACGTTATTAACATGCTTAAACGCGCCATTGTTGGCTGCATGAGCAAAGAGTTTGCAGGCATGGTTACCGGTCCGGTTCACAAAGGCATTATTAACCAAGCCGGATTACCCTTTAGTGGCCACACCGAGCTGTTGGCGCAAGAAAGCGGCACTCCGTTGGTGGTGATGATGTTGGCCACACCGGGTTTACGCGTGGCACTGGCCACCACACACCTGCCCTTAGCAGGCGTGTCCAAAGCCATTACTCAGCCATTGCTAACCGATATTTTAACCATTACCGAACACGCTTTACGCACCCAGTTTGGCATTAAAAAACCACACATTTTAGTGGCCGGTCTAAACCCGCACGCTGGCGAAGGCGGTCATATGGGGCGAGAAGAAATTGACGTAATAGAACCGGTGCTTGAACGCTTACGCGAGCACATGCACTTAACCGGACCGCTGCCGGCCGACACGTTATTTACCCCAAAATATCTTAAAACCGCCGACGCTGTACTGGCGATGTATCACGACCAAGGTTTACCGGTTCTTAAACACATTGGCTTTGGTAATGCCGTTAACATTACTTTAGGATTGCCCTTTATTCGCACCTCGGTCGACCACGGCACCGCCCTTGATTTAGCCGGCACAGGACACGCCGACGCCGGCAGTTTTAACTACGCCATTAAAGTGGCGTTAGAGATGATTAACGCAGCGCACTCAAGTAAAGACTTAACTTAAACTCATCTGACCAGGCCTGGTTAAACCCATTAAACCGTTTAACCAGGCCTGGTCATAATTTTTAATAATCTTTACACAATTAACCACTCACCACGATTAACAACAATGAGATCCAGATGGCCGTTAAGCAATCACGTTCTAAACAATCGAATTCAAACTCAAAAAGCGCGGCAAAAGCGCGCTCGGCCGCAAGCTCTGGGCATCAGCACAAAAAAGAGTTTGGACAAAACTTTTTAAACAATGGTCGCATTATTGATCAAATAGTCGCCGCTATTCGCCCTAAAGCCACCGACCATATAGTTGAAATTGGGCCGGGTGAAGCCGCGCTTACCGCCCCTTTATTAGACGTGGTACACAAACTCGACATCATCGAAATTGACAACGATTTAATTGGCCCGCTCACCCAGCGTTTTAGCCAAAAACCGGCGTTTTGTTTACACCATGCCGACGCCTTGCGCTTTGATTACGCCAGCCTACTTGCCCCAGACGAACCTTATATAAGAGTAGTAGGCAACCTGCCCTACAACATTTCAAGCCCACTCATGTTTCACCTCTTACACTTTGCGCCACGCATTTTAGACATGCACTTTATGTTGCAAAAAGAAGTGGTAGAGCGTATTTGCGCCACACCCGGCGGCAAAACCTACGGTCGTTTAAGCGTGATGTTGCAATACGCCTGCCAAACCGAATACCTGTTTAGCGTGGGCCCCGAAAACTTTACGCCGCCCCCTAAAGTAGAATCGGCCATTGTGCGCTTAATACCGCATGTGCAAAAACCCGTGGTGGCTCACCACGAACAACGCTTTGCCGAACTGGTTAAGCAAGCCTTTAGCCAAAAGCGTAAAACTCTGCGCAACACCTTAAAAGGCTGGCTTGACGCCGAGCAAATTCAAGCGTGTGGCATTGATCCTACTGCTCGCGCCGAAACGTTGTCGGTGAGCCAGTTTGTCACCTTGGCAAATTTGTACCACCAATTGCAAACGGCCTAACCTATGACTACCTACGTTATTGGCGATTTACAAGGCTGTTTTGATGAGCTTCAAGCGTTGCTTAAGCACATTCAGTATCAACCCGAAGCGGACGTGTTGTGGTTTGTGGGCGACATTGTCAATCGAGGCCCACAATCGTTGGCGTGTTTACGCTTTGTAAAAACCTTACAACAGCAAGGCAAAGCCGCCATGGTGCTAGGCAATCACGACTTTCACCTGCTGGCCACCTACGCCGGTTTAACCAAGTTTGCCAACGCCTCAGACACCCTAGACGACATTTTAAACGCCCCTGATGTTCAAGAACTGATGGATTGGTTAAGACAACAACCCCTTCTCATTCGCCACCCCGTATTTAACGCGGTCATGGTGCACGCTGGCATTGCACCGCAATGGAGCGTAGAGCAAGCACAACAACACGCCAAAAGCGTAGAGGCGTGTTTGCGCGCACCCAATTGGCAAGAATTTTTAACCAACGAACTGTTTTCGGGTAACACTAAATTACCCAATCAATGGCACGACGCGCTCAGCCACACCGATAAAATGCGTTATATTGTCAATGTGTTTGCCCGCATGCGTTACTGTGATGCACAAGGTAAACTCGACTATGAGTTAAAAGCCGCCCCAAAAGCACGCATCAATTTACCGGACGCAACCCAACCCAGTTCAGAAGATAACGCAATGGTGCCGTGGTTTGTATTGCCCGGGCGTAAAAATAAAACCGTTGAGATATTTTTTGGTCACTGGTCCACGCTGGGCGCACTGGACGCCTATCACGTACACTCAACCGACACCGGCTGTTTGTGGGGCGGCCAGCTCACCGCCTACGCCATTGACACTAAGACACGCCACACCCTAAACTGTCAGCAGCGGCTTAAACCTAAACTGCCTAAAGCCAGTAAGGTGCCCAAACTGAAAGCTAAAAATACTTTAAAATCAAATGCAAAACTCAACGCAAAAAAAGACAGCCGCTATGGAAAATGACGCTTATTCAAACCCCAACGTAAACCTTAACAGTGTAAACCTAAGCGAAGACGACACATTTGAACTGATTCCCAGTGCCGAAGAGATGTTACAGCGTTTGCATGCGGTGGATGCGACGACACTCGACATCAGCCGTGTGGCGCAACAGCTAAAAGGCGATAAAATTTGGATTTCTATTTTTACCATTCCTATTAGTGCCATTGTGCTTGTGTTACTCACTTTATTGGGCACCTTTATGTTTGATCAGTTTGTCGCCAGCTTTTTAATTTCGGCG is a genomic window containing:
- a CDS encoding peptidylprolyl isomerase, yielding MNTTLKRLARSLFIPTLALALSAPVHADVLLDKIVAVVNDRVILSSELNERMAEKAQELQGQNITVDDRMALQEKVLESLIFETLQLERAKQVGLNTTDEEVNTQMQQIAEQNKLTLMELRNRLNAQMPDGFAQVRQKVQHKILIQKLREAEVISQTQVTESEIQNYLQRQSLALSDLELQLSHILIALPESATPQQRSEALTTIEALRNRIVAGEDFSQIAVRHSNGSKALEGGNLGWLKQEQIPTFFADAIQNLNVGQISQVIQSPSGFHLIKLADKRDLNAQLVKEYRLHRFIILSDNASMDKVPAQLLELSKSLNSVKAFNELNTLFADIPKEVNAGSDLGWRTLEQIPSGIRDMVSSLAPNTALPPLATEEGWMILFLEDAREINQQDVDKTQQAIQAIRIRKANETFDLWLRRLKDEAYIKTFLN
- a CDS encoding symmetrical bis(5'-nucleosyl)-tetraphosphatase, whose product is MTTYVIGDLQGCFDELQALLKHIQYQPEADVLWFVGDIVNRGPQSLACLRFVKTLQQQGKAAMVLGNHDFHLLATYAGLTKFANASDTLDDILNAPDVQELMDWLRQQPLLIRHPVFNAVMVHAGIAPQWSVEQAQQHAKSVEACLRAPNWQEFLTNELFSGNTKLPNQWHDALSHTDKMRYIVNVFARMRYCDAQGKLDYELKAAPKARINLPDATQPSSEDNAMVPWFVLPGRKNKTVEIFFGHWSTLGALDAYHVHSTDTGCLWGGQLTAYAIDTKTRHTLNCQQRLKPKLPKASKVPKLKAKNTLKSNAKLNAKKDSRYGK
- the rsmA gene encoding 16S rRNA (adenine(1518)-N(6)/adenine(1519)-N(6))-dimethyltransferase RsmA — encoded protein: MAVKQSRSKQSNSNSKSAAKARSAASSGHQHKKEFGQNFLNNGRIIDQIVAAIRPKATDHIVEIGPGEAALTAPLLDVVHKLDIIEIDNDLIGPLTQRFSQKPAFCLHHADALRFDYASLLAPDEPYIRVVGNLPYNISSPLMFHLLHFAPRILDMHFMLQKEVVERICATPGGKTYGRLSVMLQYACQTEYLFSVGPENFTPPPKVESAIVRLIPHVQKPVVAHHEQRFAELVKQAFSQKRKTLRNTLKGWLDAEQIQACGIDPTARAETLSVSQFVTLANLYHQLQTA
- the pdxA gene encoding 4-hydroxythreonine-4-phosphate dehydrogenase PdxA produces the protein MIQKLVITSGEPAGIGPDLVLTLAQHDWPIQLVVLADPECLRARAQQLNLPIELIPYNAQQAAAPSRAGQLCIEPITTAQPVVAGKLNEANADYVINMLKRAIVGCMSKEFAGMVTGPVHKGIINQAGLPFSGHTELLAQESGTPLVVMMLATPGLRVALATTHLPLAGVSKAITQPLLTDILTITEHALRTQFGIKKPHILVAGLNPHAGEGGHMGREEIDVIEPVLERLREHMHLTGPLPADTLFTPKYLKTADAVLAMYHDQGLPVLKHIGFGNAVNITLGLPFIRTSVDHGTALDLAGTGHADAGSFNYAIKVALEMINAAHSSKDLT